A single window of Syntrophus aciditrophicus SB DNA harbors:
- a CDS encoding homoserine O-acetyltransferase MetX → MKGSFSDFPDAVEVISGNPLKLDSMDQVETRYFNFAEPSENLDLESGEKLGPVTLAYETYGCLNAQKSNAVLICHALSGDAHAAGYHAGEQKPGWWDNMIGAGRAFDTDRYFVLCSNVIGGCKGSTGPASLNPATGKPYGLSFPVITIRDMVEAQRRLIDFFGIERLLCVAGGSMGGMQALQWAASYPQRVRSVIAIATTARHSPLQIAFNEVIRQSIMADRTWRSGDYYDYGPPDRGLAIARMIGHITFMSEASMEQKFSRNRTQVLKGIPFDPEFEVGGYLKYRGNQFVKRFDANAYLYITRALDYFDLSGDRLISPDGVRDARFLIISFSSDWLYPPSQSQDIVRQLKKGQVDVTSCELNSSYGHDAFLVETEGQTTLIRNFLSSSHER, encoded by the coding sequence ATGAAAGGAAGTTTTTCAGATTTTCCGGACGCCGTGGAAGTCATATCCGGAAATCCATTGAAATTAGACAGCATGGATCAAGTAGAAACCCGATATTTCAACTTTGCCGAACCATCGGAAAATCTAGACCTGGAAAGCGGCGAAAAACTGGGGCCGGTGACCCTGGCCTACGAAACCTATGGGTGCTTGAACGCGCAGAAGTCCAATGCCGTCCTGATCTGCCACGCCCTTTCCGGCGACGCCCATGCGGCCGGTTATCACGCCGGTGAGCAGAAACCGGGCTGGTGGGACAACATGATCGGGGCTGGCAGGGCCTTCGACACGGATCGTTACTTCGTTCTCTGTTCCAACGTGATCGGGGGATGCAAGGGGTCAACCGGACCAGCATCACTCAATCCGGCGACAGGAAAGCCATACGGCCTGAGTTTCCCTGTCATCACGATCAGGGACATGGTGGAGGCCCAGCGTCGCCTGATTGATTTTTTCGGCATTGAACGATTGCTGTGCGTTGCCGGAGGGTCCATGGGCGGCATGCAGGCCCTGCAGTGGGCCGCTTCCTACCCGCAGCGGGTGCGTTCCGTGATCGCCATTGCCACGACAGCCAGGCATTCGCCTCTGCAGATCGCCTTCAACGAGGTGATCCGGCAGAGCATCATGGCTGATCGAACGTGGCGGTCCGGAGACTACTATGACTACGGCCCTCCGGACCGGGGACTTGCCATCGCCCGGATGATCGGCCATATCACCTTCATGAGTGAAGCGTCCATGGAACAAAAATTTTCCCGCAACCGGACTCAGGTTTTAAAAGGCATTCCCTTTGATCCGGAGTTCGAGGTCGGGGGATACCTGAAATATCGTGGGAATCAGTTTGTGAAGCGGTTCGATGCCAATGCCTATCTCTACATCACGCGGGCGCTCGACTACTTCGACCTGTCGGGAGACCGGCTGATTTCCCCGGACGGGGTGCGGGATGCCCGGTTTCTCATCATTTCGTTTTCGTCGGACTGGCTTTACCCGCCCAGTCAATCCCAGGACATCGTGCGCCAGTTGAAAAAGGGACAGGTGGACGTGACCTCCTGTGAACTGAATTCCAGTTACGGCCATGATGCCTTTCTGGTGGAAACGGAAGGGCAGACCACTTTGATACGGAATTTTTTGAGCAGCAGCCATGAACGTTAG
- a CDS encoding RrF2 family transcriptional regulator, translated as MKLSTRGRYGLRFMLDLAVHYNEGPIFLKDIAQRQGISEKYLWQLIHPLKTAGLINSTRGAHGGYQLAKNPEDITLKDIMQVVEGPLCLVDCVDNASICERASTCITRNVWQEATRVILKTLESLTLETMVKRQTEKEKQAT; from the coding sequence ATGAAACTTTCCACCAGAGGCCGTTACGGGTTGCGTTTTATGCTGGATCTGGCTGTTCATTATAACGAAGGCCCCATTTTTCTCAAGGATATCGCACAGCGTCAGGGAATCTCCGAAAAATATCTCTGGCAGCTTATTCATCCCCTGAAGACTGCCGGATTGATCAATTCAACCCGGGGAGCGCACGGGGGGTACCAGTTGGCAAAGAATCCGGAGGACATCACGCTGAAGGATATCATGCAGGTGGTGGAAGGTCCCTTGTGTCTCGTGGACTGCGTGGACAATGCTTCGATATGTGAGCGGGCGAGCACGTGTATAACCCGCAACGTATGGCAGGAAGCGACTCGGGTCATTCTGAAGACCCTGGAATCTCTTACCCTGGAGACCATGGTCAAACGACAGACGGAAAAAGAGAAACAGGCGACATGA
- a CDS encoding hemerythrin domain-containing protein produces the protein MKATQQLRNEHEGVKIMLNILEQVCRQLETDGNLNEEHFDGILEFLKVFVDKCHHGKEEDLLFPALITAGVSKDGPIAVMLQEHEMGRNYVKSMSDAYAACAGGNESASKTIRKNALAYITLLRNHIEKENNVLFVMADSLLSEKTQDELFEGFERIEEERIGAGKHEEFHGLLGKLSKMYLT, from the coding sequence ATGAAAGCGACGCAACAGTTAAGAAACGAGCATGAAGGCGTCAAGATCATGCTCAATATTTTGGAACAGGTATGCCGACAATTGGAAACAGATGGAAATCTGAACGAAGAACATTTTGATGGAATTCTGGAGTTCCTGAAAGTCTTTGTGGACAAATGTCATCACGGCAAAGAGGAAGATTTGTTGTTTCCTGCACTGATAACTGCGGGGGTTTCCAAAGATGGTCCTATTGCCGTCATGCTTCAGGAACATGAAATGGGAAGAAATTATGTCAAGTCCATGAGCGATGCCTATGCCGCTTGTGCTGGCGGTAATGAATCCGCATCCAAAACCATCAGGAAAAATGCGCTTGCCTACATTACGTTGCTGAGAAATCATATCGAAAAGGAAAATAACGTTCTATTTGTAATGGCTGACAGTCTTTTATCGGAAAAAACACAGGATGAACTGTTTGAAGGTTTTGAGAGAATAGAAGAGGAGCGAATTGGAGCAGGCAAACATGAAGAATTTCATGGTTTACTCGGGAAGCTGAGCAAAATGTACCTGACTTAA
- a CDS encoding tetratricopeptide repeat protein — protein sequence MHNPINHEDLGFFALKQGHFPEAVNIFRRALDEKKTARAYFGFGIAHDRLEDFPTARWAYYKALDIDPQSVEIQQHIDEVDRRIAALAGSSHPKRREVRFRALKDTFEVLTGRTWKPLFVKAINLGLAPPGSYPGEYAIRKGTYRAWFEQMQALGFNAVRIYTLHPPAFYEALYEFNEKRGKLFLLQGIWAELPDNGDFGHDLYLRYIRQQITEAVDGVFGSGSLPERPGYPHGTYTCDVSPCTLGFIVGREWESCPVAAFNSKEGRRLNDSDGSFIQVSAGTPFENWIGRIGDFLLGYESSRYGTVHPLSTICWPTLDPLVHPSESRYEDDLHRQGQRIRTEGCNENEDVESLDPAKFKVKQGAGFFATYHAYPYYPDFMNNDYLDDETPYLSYLSNLRRRHGRQPVIIGEFGVPSSREVSHWHVKGWHHGGHNEVRQGEINGEMMLAIHRAGLAGGAVFSWFDEWFKKNWLFMAYELPPDRNALWFNFQDAEQNYGLIAAYPGYPGRMVSLSGNREEWQNATPLSRKEGPPLFLFDDGGDDARTLARLAAQHDEGFFYLRLETRGKIDFSKAHYVIGLDTCDPSAGEFVLPFNLNVTSPLGLKFIIHLCGAERSRILVCPAYDKYLNAARREIHPGRSFEGAWIVMQNRPNVRRTSKDGRRFYPSRVVPMSNLRQGSLDPNHRQYDSLADFFVSETAIELRIPWGLIQFTDPSSKTVLWKKGAEETRKTDGIRAIACSFKPESQSMAAVPTGRNLNAADMLPLSGSPSQTYTWKEWDTPLYHFYTKRSAGIYQRYLEKLPS from the coding sequence ATGCATAATCCCATAAACCATGAAGATCTTGGTTTTTTTGCACTGAAACAGGGGCATTTCCCGGAAGCTGTCAATATCTTCCGGCGCGCCCTCGATGAAAAGAAGACAGCCCGGGCCTATTTTGGTTTTGGAATTGCCCACGACAGGCTGGAAGACTTTCCGACTGCCCGCTGGGCCTATTACAAGGCCCTGGACATCGATCCCCAAAGCGTGGAGATTCAGCAGCACATCGATGAAGTGGACAGACGTATCGCCGCCCTTGCGGGCAGTTCCCATCCGAAGCGGCGCGAAGTGCGATTCAGGGCCTTGAAGGACACCTTCGAAGTCTTGACCGGCAGAACCTGGAAACCTCTTTTTGTCAAGGCCATCAATCTCGGCCTCGCCCCTCCCGGCTCCTATCCCGGCGAATATGCCATCCGGAAAGGAACCTACCGGGCCTGGTTCGAACAGATGCAGGCCCTCGGCTTCAACGCAGTCAGAATCTACACACTCCACCCACCGGCTTTTTACGAAGCGCTTTACGAATTCAACGAAAAGCGCGGGAAGCTGTTTCTTCTGCAGGGCATCTGGGCGGAGCTTCCAGATAACGGCGATTTTGGTCACGACCTTTATCTTCGCTATATCAGACAGCAGATCACCGAGGCCGTGGATGGCGTTTTCGGCAGCGGCTCCCTCCCTGAACGTCCGGGCTATCCGCATGGAACCTATACCTGCGACGTTTCTCCCTGCACGCTCGGATTTATTGTGGGCAGAGAATGGGAAAGCTGCCCCGTTGCCGCCTTCAACAGCAAAGAAGGGAGAAGGCTGAACGATTCTGACGGCTCCTTCATTCAAGTTTCGGCAGGCACCCCCTTCGAGAACTGGATCGGCCGGATAGGCGACTTTCTGCTCGGCTATGAGTCGAGCCGTTACGGGACAGTCCATCCCCTTTCAACGATCTGCTGGCCCACGCTGGATCCCCTGGTTCATCCCTCGGAATCCCGTTATGAGGATGATCTTCACCGCCAGGGACAGCGCATCCGCACAGAGGGATGCAACGAAAATGAAGACGTCGAATCTCTCGATCCGGCAAAGTTCAAGGTGAAGCAGGGGGCGGGTTTTTTCGCCACGTACCATGCCTACCCTTACTATCCCGATTTCATGAACAACGATTATCTCGATGACGAAACGCCCTACCTGTCTTATCTCTCCAATCTCAGGCGGCGCCATGGCAGACAGCCGGTCATCATCGGTGAATTCGGCGTTCCTTCCAGCAGGGAGGTGTCCCACTGGCATGTGAAGGGCTGGCACCACGGCGGCCACAACGAGGTGCGTCAGGGCGAAATCAACGGTGAGATGATGCTGGCGATCCACCGCGCGGGACTGGCGGGCGGGGCTGTGTTCAGCTGGTTTGATGAATGGTTCAAAAAAAACTGGCTTTTCATGGCCTATGAACTGCCGCCGGATCGCAATGCGCTCTGGTTCAATTTCCAGGACGCGGAGCAGAACTATGGCCTTATCGCCGCTTATCCGGGCTATCCGGGCAGGATGGTTTCCCTGTCCGGCAACCGGGAAGAGTGGCAAAACGCAACGCCCCTGTCCCGCAAGGAAGGTCCTCCGCTCTTCCTGTTCGACGACGGGGGCGATGACGCCCGCACCCTGGCGCGTCTTGCGGCTCAGCATGACGAAGGGTTTTTTTATCTGAGGCTGGAAACGCGGGGTAAAATCGATTTTTCCAAGGCCCATTATGTGATCGGACTGGATACCTGCGATCCTTCAGCAGGCGAGTTTGTCCTTCCCTTCAACCTCAATGTCACCAGTCCTTTGGGATTGAAATTTATTATTCATCTCTGCGGCGCGGAGAGAAGCCGGATCCTCGTCTGTCCTGCCTACGATAAATATCTGAACGCCGCAAGGCGGGAAATCCATCCGGGCAGATCCTTTGAGGGGGCCTGGATCGTCATGCAGAACAGACCCAATGTCCGCCGCACCAGCAAGGACGGACGGCGCTTCTATCCATCCCGGGTCGTCCCCATGAGCAATCTCAGACAGGGCAGCCTCGACCCGAATCACCGACAATACGATTCCCTCGCCGATTTCTTTGTCAGTGAAACCGCCATTGAACTCCGCATCCCCTGGGGGCTCATCCAGTTTACCGACCCAAGCTCGAAAACGGTACTCTGGAAGAAGGGCGCTGAAGAAACCCGGAAGACCGACGGTATCCGGGCTATTGCCTGCTCCTTCAAGCCGGAAAGTCAAAGCATGGCCGCCGTGCCAACCGGGCGGAACTTGAATGCCGCCGACATGCTGCCCTTGAGCGGCTCGCCGTCACAGACATACACATGGAAGGAATGGGATACTCCCCTTTATCATTTTTACACCAAACGCAGCGCGGGCATCTATCAGCGCTACCTCGAGAAGCTGCCGTCATGA
- a CDS encoding polysaccharide deacetylase family protein: MTKNLDRRTFLKGAGALLALPFIGQACTSLAPVLDQDSVITGAEGGLPVLLYHDISDSFSDAYTASATQFASQMEWLYSNGYSAISLSRLKDSPLPEKAVVITFDDGYASFMDFAFPLLQSYRFKATINIIGNAVGSYLPMAGNRPMLSWDEYRYLTAGGIVDLGCHTFKLHAFRHRGVLDVPEKMLYDDLKLFQETMKREIGRSSGIIAWPYGFYSRRAMEIATQAGFHCMLTSRRGFFGPASPLNEIPRISVGSDMKFETFKSILHSA; encoded by the coding sequence ATGACGAAAAATCTTGATCGAAGAACTTTCCTGAAAGGAGCGGGCGCTCTGCTCGCTCTCCCGTTTATCGGACAGGCCTGTACATCACTGGCGCCGGTTCTCGACCAGGATTCCGTTATCACTGGGGCCGAAGGCGGCCTGCCGGTCCTGCTTTATCATGATATTTCAGACTCCTTTTCCGACGCTTATACCGCAAGTGCCACTCAATTCGCCAGTCAGATGGAATGGCTTTACAGCAACGGCTATTCGGCAATTTCTCTCAGCCGGCTCAAGGATTCTCCACTTCCCGAAAAAGCCGTCGTCATCACCTTCGACGACGGATACGCGTCTTTCATGGATTTCGCTTTCCCCCTTCTGCAATCGTACCGGTTTAAAGCAACAATCAACATCATCGGCAATGCTGTGGGATCTTATCTGCCTATGGCCGGCAACAGGCCCATGCTGAGCTGGGATGAGTACCGATATCTCACAGCCGGGGGTATTGTTGACCTCGGCTGCCATACCTTTAAACTGCATGCCTTCCGCCACCGGGGTGTGCTGGATGTCCCGGAAAAAATGCTTTACGACGATCTCAAGCTGTTCCAGGAAACCATGAAGCGGGAAATCGGCAGATCTTCCGGGATCATTGCCTGGCCATACGGCTTCTACTCCCGGCGCGCAATGGAGATCGCCACACAGGCGGGATTCCACTGCATGCTTACGTCACGGCGGGGCTTTTTCGGTCCGGCAAGCCCCCTGAACGAGATCCCCCGCATCTCTGTCGGCAGCGACATGAAATTCGAAACATTCAAGTCAATACTGCACAGCGCATAG
- a CDS encoding HEAT repeat domain-containing protein: protein MTISQLFLISFIIFIFFLILTSIMASICRRVWNKRRYEKLDLLRELLRPALRDSIATGSIDAFTRDTKIPAGSLKWEALEQILLEMCEGVEQKTETLKLFQALGYVQYYQKQLSGRSSSIKLSATADKLGKIGDPSAIPFLVQLLQHKESEVVTVAFRSLCRIGSTEALSGVLTALPALLKGGKVTAKAIQTSLLLFGPWAGEPFLKYAAHKDDPEVLSVMIETLIAYPVSPEMFQFALSRLSHPNAEVRAKALKLLARHDMRQASFPYNPQIFQPLLKDPVWYVRLQLARTIETLRCDQYIEMLKKLVLDRQWQVRDAATASLINTGEESIDAFLELLETEDRFAKEGISEAVQRTGYKTRLIEWLGGVDLQQKFKALRMMTMMDRAGFPTPMREAIEAGCIGPELSKELAEVPQTGGAV, encoded by the coding sequence ATGACTATTTCCCAGCTCTTTCTGATTTCGTTCATTATCTTCATATTCTTTCTGATACTTACCTCAATAATGGCATCGATTTGCAGACGTGTGTGGAATAAGCGGCGTTATGAAAAACTCGACCTGCTGCGGGAACTATTAAGACCAGCTCTCAGGGACAGCATTGCCACAGGTTCCATCGACGCGTTTACCCGGGACACGAAAATTCCTGCCGGTTCCCTGAAATGGGAGGCACTTGAACAGATTCTCCTGGAAATGTGCGAAGGGGTGGAGCAGAAAACGGAGACGTTGAAACTTTTTCAGGCCCTCGGTTACGTGCAATACTATCAGAAACAGTTGTCCGGACGTTCCTCATCGATCAAGCTCTCGGCCACCGCCGATAAACTCGGTAAAATCGGCGATCCGTCGGCAATACCTTTCCTTGTTCAACTGCTGCAACACAAGGAATCGGAAGTTGTGACTGTTGCCTTCCGTTCTCTGTGCCGCATCGGATCGACTGAAGCTCTGAGCGGCGTCCTGACCGCTCTTCCAGCTCTGCTCAAAGGAGGCAAGGTAACGGCCAAAGCCATTCAGACATCGCTGCTGCTTTTTGGACCGTGGGCCGGTGAACCGTTTCTTAAATATGCCGCTCATAAAGATGACCCGGAAGTGCTGTCGGTGATGATCGAGACGCTGATCGCTTACCCCGTCAGCCCTGAGATGTTTCAGTTCGCCCTGTCCAGACTGTCTCACCCGAATGCCGAAGTCAGGGCAAAGGCATTGAAGCTTCTGGCACGACACGACATGAGACAGGCTTCTTTCCCTTACAATCCACAGATTTTCCAGCCTTTGCTGAAAGATCCCGTGTGGTATGTCCGGCTCCAGCTGGCCCGTACCATTGAGACCCTGAGGTGTGATCAGTACATTGAAATGCTGAAAAAACTCGTGCTCGACAGGCAATGGCAGGTCAGGGATGCAGCAACCGCATCCTTGATCAACACGGGAGAGGAATCGATCGATGCCTTCCTGGAGTTGCTCGAAACCGAGGATCGGTTTGCGAAAGAGGGCATCTCGGAAGCTGTCCAGCGTACCGGTTATAAAACCAGACTGATAGAATGGCTTGGCGGCGTCGATCTTCAACAGAAATTCAAGGCTCTGCGCATGATGACCATGATGGATCGTGCAGGATTCCCCACGCCGATGCGTGAAGCGATCGAAGCCGGCTGCATCGGGCCGGAATTAAGCAAAGAATTGGCCGAAGTCCCGCAGACAGGAGGTGCCGTATGA
- a CDS encoding glycosyltransferase family 2 protein, with the protein MKAILVSIIIGFNYFIGFYYGFVQVIYTLMLTIALVVILRHLNRIRYAPFRDLEKRSEMPPVSIIIPARNESEVIIRSIESSLTMNYPGLEVIVVNDGSTDGMLDMLISHYSLQRIDPLYRDLIKTRPVRGFYCTSKIPNLLIVDKENGGKADAINCAINVCRSPYVCVQDADSVLEKDALIRLATPLVQSEVPVIACGGVVRVLNGTKQEGNVVTSIELPRRSTLACFQIVEYLRSFLFGRVGLDAMNCNLVISGAFSFFQKAALLNIGGFATDNVAEDMELIVRMHRHYRLKKIPYRIRFISDPICWTEVPETFRMLGRQRRRWHLGMIQTVWKHKSLIFNPRYGQIGLFAMPYTVFVEMISPLLEFLGYIVIPLSYFFGLINADYFLLFLALAIAYGVFLSTMGIFLEEITFRRYPKWSDLFKLLLYGVLENIGYRQLNSFWRFQAFFQFLFGRIKWEHVKKKGDSPSQMRVSTVHSES; encoded by the coding sequence ATGAAAGCGATCCTTGTTTCGATTATAATCGGCTTCAATTACTTCATTGGTTTCTACTATGGATTTGTCCAGGTCATTTACACTCTCATGCTGACAATCGCCCTTGTGGTCATCCTCCGGCATCTCAACAGAATCCGGTATGCCCCTTTCAGAGACCTTGAAAAGCGTTCAGAGATGCCTCCTGTCAGCATCATCATCCCTGCCAGGAATGAAAGCGAAGTCATTATCAGGAGCATCGAGTCTTCACTGACCATGAACTACCCCGGACTGGAGGTGATTGTCGTCAATGACGGTTCAACGGATGGCATGCTGGATATGCTGATTTCCCACTACTCGCTGCAGCGCATTGACCCCTTGTACCGCGACCTGATCAAAACCCGGCCTGTCAGAGGGTTTTACTGCACCAGCAAAATTCCCAATCTGCTCATTGTGGACAAGGAAAACGGAGGCAAGGCGGATGCGATCAACTGTGCGATCAATGTCTGCAGGTCTCCCTATGTCTGTGTCCAGGACGCGGATTCCGTTCTGGAAAAAGATGCCCTGATTCGACTTGCCACGCCTCTGGTTCAAAGCGAGGTGCCGGTTATCGCCTGCGGCGGTGTCGTCCGGGTTCTGAACGGGACAAAGCAGGAGGGCAATGTCGTAACCTCGATTGAACTTCCCAGGCGCAGCACACTGGCCTGTTTCCAGATCGTTGAATATCTGCGGAGTTTTCTGTTCGGCCGGGTCGGTCTGGATGCAATGAACTGCAATCTGGTGATATCAGGCGCCTTCTCTTTTTTCCAGAAGGCCGCGCTTCTCAACATCGGTGGTTTCGCCACCGACAATGTGGCTGAGGACATGGAATTGATCGTCCGCATGCATCGGCACTACAGGCTGAAAAAAATACCCTACCGGATCCGCTTTATTTCTGATCCCATCTGCTGGACGGAGGTACCGGAAACATTCAGGATGCTGGGACGTCAGCGGCGACGATGGCATCTGGGGATGATCCAGACGGTCTGGAAACATAAATCGCTGATTTTCAATCCGCGCTATGGACAGATCGGACTGTTCGCGATGCCCTACACCGTTTTTGTCGAGATGATCAGCCCGCTGCTCGAGTTCCTCGGCTACATCGTCATCCCCCTGTCCTATTTCTTCGGGCTGATCAATGCGGATTATTTCCTGCTGTTTCTGGCGCTCGCGATTGCATACGGGGTTTTCCTGTCCACGATGGGAATTTTTCTCGAAGAAATCACTTTCCGCCGCTATCCGAAATGGAGCGACCTCTTCAAACTGCTTCTCTACGGAGTGCTGGAAAATATCGGCTACCGCCAGCTCAATTCATTCTGGCGATTTCAGGCGTTTTTTCAATTTCTCTTCGGACGCATCAAATGGGAGCACGTCAAAAAGAAGGGAGACTCGCCATCACAAATGCGTGTTTCAACGGTTCATTCCGAATCTTAA
- a CDS encoding tetratricopeptide repeat protein, translating to MKRKLFILLLAVFLAAPAFGAGDLEMFNKRLAEAGNEQEKADIQKEIGDYHAGISAFDKAADAYIKALPHLRGRLSENDRLRIAIHMSWGGRLTESEMEIRSILQGNPENTRARIQLARVLLWSGNPDQALAEAETVLEKLPEERDALLVKADALRSRGETDRAIAIYGSLLEQSENFDIRIGLCHAYLKQGNVKEAHSCSALLQPAYPYQEQELAGLRGGLEKAAAQGKRYTLKAEGDALAARQQFTDAAGKYEEVLALPPRFPTDEWLRMATVMSWGGRHKAAKRELEAILAQEPSHFHARLQLARVLTWMGEFDAAIQMTETLLASQPDDRNVFALLLVKANATRLRGFHRDADRLYSTLLSQAEDFDARLGLTYSYLAGGYRVKTDESLAQLKPRYPYEEKELDQLRAARDRAFRPRIYGGVTFYDDDDDNEVTTFSTGAQVWLGNWKTNLDYRHASADDPDRTEDSDALQLSTYSRMPWYGGLGGGIGISGGSIMTWKALADFDVFYGSVGFLAAREAYAYTAELLDNEIRATILAISIIQRPTDRIALRGSYSYRDFSDDNTSNDIQAGVSYLFFRKPAMAVGYRFRYLDYERQSRGGYFDPDNFLANSAFVNLSFETDRFYGYIEPYVGYQNYERYDDSHSEIFYGSTGSLGYRVNKWLAVEGNAEWGNYGGSNLSSGSDDGWYYSQLGLQFILTF from the coding sequence ATGAAACGGAAACTGTTTATTCTACTTCTTGCCGTTTTTCTGGCTGCCCCCGCTTTTGGGGCCGGCGATCTGGAGATGTTCAACAAACGTCTCGCGGAGGCGGGAAACGAACAGGAAAAAGCGGACATTCAGAAGGAGATCGGTGATTACCATGCCGGCATAAGCGCCTTCGACAAGGCAGCGGATGCCTACATCAAGGCCCTCCCTCACCTGCGGGGCCGGTTGTCGGAAAATGATCGACTCCGGATTGCCATCCACATGTCCTGGGGAGGACGGCTCACAGAGTCTGAAATGGAAATCCGCTCCATCCTCCAGGGAAATCCCGAAAACACCCGCGCACGCATCCAACTGGCGCGGGTGCTGTTATGGTCGGGCAATCCGGATCAAGCCCTCGCCGAGGCGGAAACGGTTCTGGAGAAGCTTCCCGAGGAACGGGACGCCCTGCTGGTCAAAGCGGACGCACTTCGTTCCAGAGGAGAGACAGACCGCGCGATTGCCATATACGGAAGTCTGCTCGAACAGTCGGAGAATTTCGACATCCGCATCGGTTTATGCCACGCATACCTCAAACAGGGAAATGTTAAAGAAGCTCATTCCTGTTCAGCTCTCCTTCAACCCGCATATCCCTACCAGGAGCAGGAACTTGCGGGATTGCGCGGCGGACTCGAAAAGGCTGCCGCACAGGGTAAAAGATATACCCTCAAGGCGGAAGGGGACGCACTTGCTGCCCGGCAGCAGTTCACTGATGCCGCCGGAAAATACGAGGAGGTTCTGGCGCTGCCACCCCGCTTCCCCACGGACGAATGGCTCAGAATGGCGACGGTCATGTCCTGGGGCGGCAGACATAAAGCCGCAAAACGTGAACTGGAGGCCATTCTTGCCCAGGAGCCGTCCCATTTCCACGCCCGGCTTCAGCTTGCCCGGGTATTGACCTGGATGGGGGAGTTCGACGCAGCGATTCAAATGACGGAAACGCTTCTGGCGTCCCAGCCCGATGACCGCAATGTCTTCGCCTTGCTCCTTGTGAAGGCCAATGCCACCCGTCTCAGGGGATTTCATCGCGATGCCGACCGGCTCTATTCGACACTCCTCTCCCAGGCGGAAGATTTCGATGCCCGGCTGGGCCTCACTTACAGTTACCTGGCAGGCGGATATCGCGTCAAGACAGATGAAAGCCTCGCCCAACTGAAGCCACGTTACCCTTACGAAGAAAAAGAGCTCGATCAACTGCGGGCTGCCCGGGATCGGGCATTCCGTCCCAGAATTTATGGCGGCGTCACGTTTTATGATGACGATGATGACAACGAGGTGACCACCTTCTCCACCGGCGCCCAGGTATGGCTGGGCAACTGGAAGACCAACCTGGATTACCGCCACGCCAGTGCCGATGATCCGGATCGGACGGAGGACAGCGATGCTTTGCAGCTTTCAACGTACTCCCGGATGCCGTGGTACGGAGGTCTCGGCGGCGGGATCGGGATTTCCGGCGGCAGCATCATGACCTGGAAGGCTCTGGCTGATTTCGATGTATTTTATGGATCTGTCGGCTTTCTGGCCGCCCGGGAGGCCTATGCCTATACAGCGGAACTTCTCGATAACGAAATCCGGGCGACGATCCTGGCAATTTCGATTATCCAAAGGCCGACGGACCGCATCGCCCTGCGGGGCAGTTACAGCTATCGCGACTTTTCCGATGACAACACTTCCAACGATATTCAGGCCGGCGTTTCTTATCTGTTTTTCCGCAAACCGGCCATGGCTGTCGGTTACCGGTTTCGATACCTGGATTACGAGCGCCAGAGCCGGGGCGGGTATTTTGACCCGGATAATTTCCTGGCCAATTCAGCCTTCGTGAACCTGTCCTTCGAGACCGACCGGTTTTATGGATACATCGAGCCCTATGTCGGCTATCAGAATTACGAGCGCTATGACGATTCTCACAGCGAAATCTTCTATGGCTCGACAGGATCGCTCGGCTATCGCGTGAATAAATGGCTGGCTGTCGAAGGTAACGCGGAATGGGGCAACTACGGCGGTTCGAATCTCTCCTCCGGGAGTGACGACGGCTGGTATTACAGCCAGCTCGGCCTGCAATTCATTCTTACATTTTAG